In a single window of the bacterium genome:
- the gmhA gene encoding D-sedoheptulose 7-phosphate isomerase: MEEKVLAQLNESAKIKLKLDTKQIVVAAQLIIEAYQKGGKVLLMGNGGSAADAQHIAGELVGRFKKERKALPAIALTTDTSILTAIGNDYNFDEIFRRQVEALAQQGDIVIGITTSGTSPNVLLGIEKANEIGAKTIGLSGRDGGKLRQIANLCLIVPSNNTPRIQEAHITIGHIICDLVEETLFR, encoded by the coding sequence ATGGAAGAAAAAGTTTTAGCCCAATTAAATGAAAGTGCAAAGATAAAATTAAAGTTAGATACAAAACAAATTGTTGTTGCCGCTCAACTCATCATCGAGGCGTATCAAAAAGGTGGTAAGGTGCTTTTGATGGGAAATGGTGGTAGTGCCGCAGATGCCCAACATATTGCTGGCGAGTTAGTGGGTAGATTTAAAAAGGAAAGAAAGGCATTACCGGCTATTGCCCTGACAACAGATACATCCATCCTAACCGCAATTGGAAATGATTATAATTTCGACGAAATCTTTAGACGACAGGTAGAAGCGTTAGCTCAACAGGGTGATATTGTCATTGGTATTACTACAAGTGGTACTTCGCCAAATGTGCTCTTAGGTATTGAAAAGGCTAATGAAATAGGGGCAAAAACTATTGGATTATCAGGCAGAGATGGTGGAAAACTGCGACAAATTGCTAATCTTTGTCTAATTGTTCCTTCAAACAATACCCCACGAATTCAGGAAGCACATATCACCATCGGCCATATTATCTGTGATTTAGTGGAAGAGACATTATTCAGATAG
- a CDS encoding flavin reductase family protein yields the protein MNKKEVSLVYANRLINSGCVVLVTSISKEGKPNILTVAWQMPVSHQPPLCTISVAKSHFSHQLIESTREFIINIPDISLLNQVKFCGTTSGKNIDKFKESGLTALPARIVKPPLIKECPGHLECEVLEMYPAGDHTIFIGKIVSACANEDLFDGAFWRIEKTNFIYHFGGTSFATNTNAI from the coding sequence ATGAATAAAAAAGAGGTATCTCTTGTCTATGCTAATCGGCTTATAAATAGTGGTTGTGTTGTGCTGGTAACCTCTATTTCAAAAGAGGGAAAACCCAATATTCTGACTGTTGCCTGGCAAATGCCAGTTAGTCATCAGCCTCCATTATGTACAATAAGTGTGGCTAAAAGCCATTTTTCCCACCAACTGATAGAATCCACACGGGAATTTATCATCAATATTCCGGATATTTCCCTTTTAAATCAAGTCAAATTCTGTGGAACTACCTCAGGTAAAAACATAGATAAGTTTAAAGAAAGTGGACTTACTGCTCTGCCAGCTAGAATAGTTAAACCACCATTAATCAAAGAGTGTCCTGGGCATTTAGAATGTGAGGTTTTAGAGATGTATCCCGCTGGTGACCATACTATCTTTATTGGGAAAATTGTTAGTGCCTGTGCCAATGAAGACCTTTTTGACGGTGCATTCTGGAGAATAGAAAAAACAAATTTTATCTATCATTTTGGTGGAACATCGTTTGCAACGAATACTAATGCTATCTGA